One genomic window of Brevundimonas vesicularis includes the following:
- a CDS encoding DMT family transporter translates to MSRPFAIVAITICALIWGTTWYAITLQLGPVDSIVSIVWRFGLASAVLFGFCAVTRRPLRLTRSQHLAAIGQGAFVFAVSYGFVYAAEGQVASAVVAVIFAALAFVNLILFRLLGGQKAAPAAWIGAVLGVMGVGVLSYGQITAAGAGLNPGLGVLFALTAVLASALGNWFAWKGQQAGAPVMAATSWAMAYGTAMLALYGMATGVTWRIEPTADYVLSLLYLSLFGSVIAFGLYFTIARQRGYALASYISALTPPIAMLVSVLFEGARFGWSALIGLALVLAGQVMLIRAPKA, encoded by the coding sequence TTGAGCCGCCCCTTCGCGATCGTCGCGATCACCATCTGCGCCCTGATCTGGGGCACGACCTGGTACGCGATCACCCTGCAGCTGGGGCCGGTTGATTCCATCGTCTCCATCGTCTGGCGGTTTGGTCTGGCGTCGGCGGTCCTGTTCGGCTTCTGCGCCGTGACGCGCCGGCCGCTGCGTCTGACGCGCAGCCAGCATCTGGCCGCCATCGGGCAGGGCGCCTTCGTCTTCGCGGTCAGCTATGGCTTCGTCTATGCGGCGGAAGGGCAGGTGGCGTCGGCTGTGGTCGCGGTCATCTTCGCCGCCCTGGCCTTTGTGAACCTGATCCTGTTTCGGCTGCTGGGCGGACAGAAGGCGGCGCCGGCGGCGTGGATCGGCGCAGTACTGGGCGTCATGGGCGTCGGGGTCTTGTCCTACGGCCAGATAACGGCGGCGGGCGCCGGCCTCAATCCGGGGCTGGGCGTCCTCTTCGCCCTGACCGCTGTACTGGCTTCGGCGCTCGGCAACTGGTTCGCCTGGAAGGGACAGCAGGCGGGCGCGCCCGTCATGGCCGCCACTTCCTGGGCGATGGCTTACGGCACGGCCATGTTGGCGCTGTACGGTATGGCGACCGGCGTGACGTGGCGGATCGAGCCGACGGCAGACTATGTGCTGTCGCTGCTGTATCTCTCGCTGTTCGGGTCGGTGATCGCGTTCGGCCTGTATTTCACCATCGCCCGTCAGCGTGGCTATGCCCTGGCCAGCTACATCTCGGCTCTGACGCCGCCCATCGCCATGTTGGTGTCGGTGCTGTTCGAGGGCGCGCGTTTCGGCTGGAGCGCCCTAATCGGCCTGGCGCTTGTGCTGGCTGGGCAGGTCATGCTCATCCGCGCGCCCAAGGCCTGA
- a CDS encoding patatin-like phospholipase family protein, whose amino-acid sequence MRRIGSGLFGVLMALALSACGTLDRPTGPLRIADGTLVKAEDPRIRASDSARLQAFTQEIGQRLRPDKPTSILALSGGGANGAYGAGLLVGWTEQGDRPAFDVVTGVSTGALAAPFAFLGSDWDDELQHAYTSGAASNLLSWRSFAAFLNPSLFSSQVLRNLVDENVTPELMQAVAREHAKGRRLLVATTDLDSEETVIWDMGLLATQGDENARELFKEVLVASASIPGVFPPVLIAGLQDDDKVVLEMHVDGGVNTPFLAIPEDLMLWTRPKDEGRVGALYVIVNGQVGRNDGVTPGRLSGILARTYDSMSKSSLRIHLAVTAAFARRNGLDMALSAIPDNVAASSLKFDQETMTAMFELGRQRGRGADAWTRLGERPADQPFIPQTTISESQVPAVLTPEPSAKPSADTPPADKPTS is encoded by the coding sequence ATGCGTCGGATTGGATCGGGCCTATTCGGCGTCCTCATGGCCCTGGCCTTGTCGGCGTGTGGAACGCTGGATCGCCCGACTGGCCCTCTTCGGATTGCAGACGGCACGCTCGTCAAGGCGGAAGACCCTCGCATCCGCGCCAGCGACAGCGCGCGCCTGCAGGCCTTCACCCAGGAAATCGGTCAGCGACTTCGGCCCGACAAGCCAACCTCGATCCTGGCGCTGTCTGGCGGCGGCGCAAACGGGGCCTACGGCGCCGGGCTGCTGGTCGGTTGGACCGAACAGGGCGATCGCCCCGCATTCGACGTGGTCACCGGCGTCAGCACGGGGGCCCTCGCCGCTCCATTCGCCTTTCTTGGATCGGATTGGGACGACGAACTTCAGCACGCCTACACCAGCGGCGCCGCCAGCAATTTGCTGAGCTGGCGCAGTTTCGCCGCCTTCCTGAACCCGAGCCTGTTCTCGTCACAGGTCCTGCGTAATCTGGTGGACGAGAATGTCACCCCTGAACTGATGCAGGCCGTCGCGCGCGAGCACGCCAAGGGCAGACGGCTGCTGGTGGCGACGACCGATCTGGACAGCGAGGAAACCGTCATCTGGGACATGGGTCTTTTGGCGACCCAGGGCGACGAGAACGCCCGCGAACTGTTCAAGGAGGTGCTGGTCGCCTCGGCCAGCATTCCCGGCGTCTTTCCTCCGGTTCTGATCGCCGGGCTTCAGGACGACGACAAGGTGGTTCTGGAAATGCATGTCGACGGCGGCGTCAACACGCCGTTCCTGGCCATCCCTGAAGACCTGATGCTGTGGACCCGTCCAAAGGACGAAGGGCGTGTCGGCGCCCTCTATGTCATCGTCAACGGTCAGGTCGGCCGCAACGACGGGGTCACGCCCGGCCGGCTGTCGGGAATTCTGGCGCGGACCTATGACAGCATGAGCAAATCGTCGCTGCGCATCCATCTGGCCGTGACGGCGGCGTTTGCGCGGCGCAATGGGCTGGACATGGCGCTGTCGGCCATTCCAGACAATGTCGCCGCCTCCAGCCTGAAGTTCGATCAGGAGACCATGACGGCCATGTTCGAACTGGGTCGCCAGCGCGGACGCGGCGCCGATGCCTGGACCCGGCTGGGCGAGCGCCCGGCGGACCAGCCCTTTATCCCCCAGACGACAATTTCGGAGTCTCAAGTGCCAGCTGTGCTGACGCCCGAGCCCTCGGCGAAACCGTCGGCGGATACGCCTCCCGCTGATAAGCCCACGTCGTAA
- a CDS encoding DUF4169 family protein — protein MGEIINLNRARKARAKAEDKALAAANRVAHGRSKAEKTLSALERQRAEKQLNGQKLELKSDD, from the coding sequence ATGGGCGAGATCATCAATCTGAACCGGGCGCGAAAGGCCCGCGCCAAGGCCGAAGACAAGGCGCTGGCCGCCGCCAACCGCGTGGCGCACGGACGCTCCAAGGCCGAAAAGACCCTGTCCGCTCTTGAGCGTCAACGCGCCGAGAAGCAGTTGAATGGTCAGAAGCTGGAGCTGAAATCCGACGACTGA